The Urbifossiella limnaea nucleotide sequence CCATGTGGTCGAAGTGCGTGTTCAGGAACAGCACCGGCGTCGCGTCCGTGCGGTCCTTCAGCTTAACCCAGGTGGCGACGCGCGGCAGCGCGGCGTCCCAGCCCTTACTAACGCGGTCGGGGGTCTCGCTGAGCCAGAATGTCCCGCCGGCTAGCTTCTCGAACCGGGCGGTGCGGTAGAACAGCGCCGCCATCTCGCCGCGCTCCTTGCCGTCGTCGCGGCCGACGCCGACGGCGGCATGCGTCTTCAGCTTCTCGGCGAGGAAGTCGCGCTGGAAGGCGAGCGTTTCCTGCGTCCCGAGCAGGTCGGGGTCGAACGCCGCGATCGTGGCGGCGAGGAAGTCTTTGCGCCTGTCCCAGTGGTCGTCGCCGTCGCGGGCGGTGCCGTAGCGGACGTTGAAGCTCATGACCCGCACCGGGGTGGGGGCGTCCGCGGCGACGCCGAACGCGGCCGCGGTGGCGAGTAGCAGGCAGCGCATGCGGAGTCCTCAAGCCAGGATGCCGCGGACGACGGTGCCGTACACGTCGGTCAGCCGCTCGGCCCGGCCCTGGTGGAAGTACGTGA carries:
- a CDS encoding endonuclease/exonuclease/phosphatase family protein, which codes for MRCLLLATAAAFGVAADAPTPVRVMSFNVRYGTARDGDDHWDRRKDFLAATIAAFDPDLLGTQETLAFQRDFLAEKLKTHAAVGVGRDDGKERGEMAALFYRTARFEKLAGGTFWLSETPDRVSKGWDAALPRVATWVKLKDRTDATPVLFLNTHFDHMGKKARHESAKLLRAKVVELGAGCRVVVTGDFNAGEDSDPYKALFDPAGGLVDTFRVKHPTRGKAEGTFSGFEPAATTGPRIDWIAAGRNWHVIDAGIDRTAKGGRVPSDHFPVTAVVRR